A genomic region of Serratia fonticola contains the following coding sequences:
- a CDS encoding immunity 42 family protein, whose protein sequence is MIFGDPYRFAIWVECIPQWSDSYKNGFFYFFVNGNMYPEDIRTSTLDVDFYDVTDEKNALISQPCNDEIFNASTNEAFGALFKLAYPESTQDDEYPEQVFDFCASSTIINDSGAYFFAVSNENSVRIIGGKITKLVDGENGRIWENIECPLIEDITIPKDEINEIITSLKEYSTYLF, encoded by the coding sequence ATGATTTTCGGTGATCCATATCGTTTTGCTATCTGGGTAGAATGTATTCCTCAGTGGAGTGACTCCTATAAGAATGGTTTTTTTTATTTTTTTGTAAATGGAAATATGTATCCAGAAGATATCAGGACATCAACGTTAGATGTTGATTTTTATGATGTCACTGATGAAAAAAATGCTCTTATCTCTCAGCCATGCAATGATGAAATTTTCAATGCATCAACAAATGAAGCTTTTGGTGCTTTGTTTAAACTGGCATACCCAGAGTCGACACAAGATGATGAATATCCAGAGCAAGTGTTTGATTTTTGTGCTTCCTCCACGATCATTAACGACTCCGGGGCATATTTCTTTGCTGTTTCAAATGAAAATTCAGTGAGGATTATTGGGGGTAAAATAACGAAATTAGTAGATGGGGAGAATGGAAGGATCTGGGAGAATATAGAGTGTCCGCTCATTGAGGATATAACTATTCCCAAAGATGAGATAAATGAAATAATTACAAGCTTGAAAGAATATTCAACTTATTTATTTTAG